CCGGGCATCAGGACGTCGGACAGCACCACGTCGATGTCGTCATCGGCCTTCGCCCTGGTCAACGCTTCGTCGCCGCTGCGGGCGGTGTGGCAGCGACAGCCCAGCGCGCCCAGCAGCGCACACGTGGCGGAGGCCACCTCGACATCGTCGTCGACCACCAGCACGGTCGGCCGCAACGTTCGCAGGTCACCGTCGTCTCCGACCGCCGCCGCCACCGCACCGACGGAGGCCACCGGGCCCTCGACGTGGTCCCGCGGCAGCGTCAGCACGAAGCAGGTCCCCGAGGGACTGGAGTGCCGCAGCCACACCTCGCCGCCGGACTGCCGGACGAAGCCATAGACCTGGCTCAGGCCCAGACCCGTGCCCTTGCCCTGGGCCGCCTTGGTGGAGAAAAACGGCTCGAACACCCGGGCCGCGACCTGTTCGGTCATGCCGTGGCCGGTGTCCGTCACCGCGATGCTGACGGCGTCGACCCGGCCGTTCGCCTCACTGCCCGGCACGTTGCTCACCTCGATGGTGAGTTCGCCGCCGTGCGGCATCGCGTCGCGCGCATTGATGGCCAGGTTGAGCAGCGCCACCTCCAACTGGGTGGCGTCGGCACGCACCGGCCACACGTCGTGCGGCATCCTGAGGTGCACCACGATGTCGTCGCGCAGCGAGCGCTCCAGCAACGGCTTGAGCGCGAGCAGCACATGGCTCACGTCCAGCCGCTGGGCGACGAGCGGCTGGCGGCTGGCGAAGGCGAGCAGCTGCTGCGTCAGCCGGGCGCCACGCTCGGTGGTGCGCCGAATGAGTTCGAGCGGCCGTTGCGCCAGCTCGGGCTGGTGGCGTTGCCGCTCCAGGAGCGCGGTGCTCGACGAGATGACCTGCAGCAGGTTGTTGAAGTCGTGCGCCACGCCCCCGGTGAGCTGGCCCACCGCCTCCAGGCGCTGGGACTGCACCAGTGCCTTCTCGGCGACCTGCAGGTCGCGCAGGGCCGCCTCCAGTTCGGCCGTGCGCTGGCGAACCGCCTCCTCGAGCTTCTGGGCCGACTGCTCGAGCGCTGCCATGTGGTCACGCAGCAGGTACTGGCGTTCGCGCGTCCGCCTGGAGGCGAACAGCGCGGCGCGCATCGTCTCCACCCGCAGCGGGCGCTCCAGCAGGGTCACGTTGCCCAGCGGCCGCAGCGCCTGCCAGCGCTCCGCCAGCCGCTGGGACGCGTTCGCGAACGTGAGCACGATCACCGGGATGTCGGACCACCGTGGCTGCTCGCGCAGGCAACGCGCCATCGCGTCCATGCGCTCGTGCAGCGCCTCCTCGCTGACCACCACGGCGGTGACGGCCGCCGCCTCGATGTCCCGGCAGAAGGAGACCGTGTCGGCCACCACGCGCCAGTCGAACGTGGCTGCGCGGCAGACCAGGCCGATGACGCTCGCATCGACCTCCTGCCGCGTCCACACGAGGACGGTGCCGCCCGACTCCTTAGGGTGCTCCAGCATGGTCATGGCGCGCCACCTCGTGGCCGACGGGTGCCAGGGCGCCGTGCTGCAGCCGGTTCAGCTCGATGCGCACACCACCGTCGGCGAAGGCGAACCGGTGGACGCCCACTTGATGGCTGCCGTTGCGCTTCTTGACGACCGTGATGGCCTTGCCGATCTGGCCCTCGGACTCGAAGAACCGCATGAGCACCAGCGTGTCGCTCAGGAACGAGAGGTCGATCGGGTTCTCCACGCTGCCGACCACGCCCTTCTGCGCCAGGATCAGCAGCACCACCACGCCCTGGTTCGACAGGTAGGTCAGCAGCTCGTGCATCTGCAGCATGAGCGCGCGCTCCTCGGGCATCGTCTCCAGGTAGGAGTTCATGCTGTCGATGACCACCACCCGGGCATCGTGGTCCTCCACCTGGCGGCGCACCTTCCAGACGAACTCGCCAGGCGAGATGCGCGACGGGTTGGCCCGTTCCCAGTGCAGCTTGCCGGCGTGCACCTGGTTGTCGAAGTCCAGCCCCAGCGCACGCGCCCGCTGCAGCACGCTCTCGTCGGACTCGTCGAAGGAGAAGCAGGCCGCGTGATGCCCGCGCCGGGTGGCCGCGACGAGGCAGTGCATGGCCAGCGACGACTTGCCGACGCCCGAGGGACCGATGAGCATCGTCGTGCTGCCCCGACCGAGGCCACCGCCCAGGAGGTGGTCGAGCGCCTCCACCCCCGTCGTCTCGTCGGAGGGCTCGAAATCGCGGCGGTGCTCGTCGGCGATGAGGCTGGGGAACACCAGCAGTTCACCGCGCTGGATGACGAAGTCATGCCAGCCGCTCTGGAAATCCGCACCGCGCAGCTTGACGACGCGCAGCCGCCGCCGCGCCGCGCCGTACTGGCGCTCGATCATCTCGAGCGACACCACGCCGTGGACCAAGGCCTGCAGGTCGTATTCGTCCGGGTCCGAGGTGTCGCTCAGCAGCAGCGCCGTGGCGCCGGACGACTGCAGGTGGTGGCGCAGCGCCATCACCTGGCGCCGGTAGCGCATGGCGTCTTCGGCCATCAGCCGCATCTCGGCCATGCTGTCCACCACGACGCGCCTCGGCCGCGCCGCCTGGATGCGCTCCACGATCTCGGCCACCGTGCTGCCCAGGCCGAACTCGCCGCTGGCGAAGATGCTCTGCTGCCGCTCCAGCCGCTCCTCGGTGAGGCGGATCTCCACCACCTCGACGCCCGTCAGGTCCCAGCCATGACTGGCCGCGGTGGCTCGCAATTCCGCCGCCGTCTCGGACAACGTGACGTAGAGGCAGGCGTCGCCCTGCGCGGCGCCGTCGACCAGGAAGCGCAGGGCCAGCGTGGTCTTGCCGGTCCCCGGACGCCCTTCGACCAGGTGCACCCGCCCTGCAGGAAGGCCGCCTTTCAGGACGACGTCAAGCTCCGGAATGCCGGTCTTGACCCGGGGATGTGGTTGGACTAAAGCCATGGCGCCCCCATGGGCAATGACCATGCCCGACGGCGTCGACGCCGGGACGGGCCCGCTGGCCCGCTCCGACACCGTCGGTGGCGCCGCGCCGTGGCGGCCTGAGGAATCAGGTGGCCGGCGTGTCCTTGAACAGCGCGTGCATCTGCTCGCGCAACCAGCCGACGGCCCCATCGCCATGGAAGCGCTTGTGCCAATGCTGGCGCAGCCGGAAGTGCGGCGATTCGAAGGGCAGAGGGTGGACCTCGATGTCGCGCGAACTCCTGAAGAACTGGGCGACTTCCCTCGGCACCACGGCGATCAGGTCGGACTGCGAGACGATCTCCAGCAGGCTGAGGAATCGCGACACCCGCAGCGGCACGTGACGCACGATCTTCTGCTCGGCCATGTGGCGCAGGATGATCTCCTGGCTGCGCCCGGGCGTCGACACGTCGATGTGCGGCGCGGCCAGGAAGCGCTCCATCGTCAGTTCGTCGCCCACATGGGGGTTGCCGGGCTTGGCGATGACGACGAAATGGCTGGTGAACAGCGCCTGCTGGAAGAAGTCGGCCCCGACCAGGTCGGGGTAGTGGCCCATCGCCAGGTCGATCTCGCCCGACGCCAGCTGCTGCTCCAGTTCCGCCGGCGTCGACGACACCACCCGAAGCCGCAGCCGCCGTCCCTGCGATCGCAGCACGCCGTCGATGCGCGGCACGAAGAAGCTCTCACCGACGTCGCTGGTGGCGATGCGGAACTCCCTGCTGGACGCCTGCGGGTCGAAACTGGCCGGGCTGAGCAGGTCCGTGCGGATGCGCATGAGCACGTCGCGCACCGTGTCCTGCATGGCGATCGCCCGCGGCGTCGGCTCCATGCCGGAACTGACGCGGATGAACAGCGGGTCCTCGAACGCGTTGCGCATGCGCAGCAGCGCGTAGCTGGCGGACGGCTGGCTCATGCCCAGCTCGCGGCCGGCGGCCGTCACGCTGCGGTGGCGCAGCATGGCCTCGAAGAAGACGAGCAGGTTGAGGTCGACTTGCCGGACATCCAATTTTCTGATCCCAGCCATCCAGCGCATGTGATTGACCGATGATTTTGCGGCCGCAATCATCCCGTCGACAGGCGTAGTTGCCAGGAGCCGGCGACGCCACCAGAACGGAGACATGCATTCGATGAACGGCCACGACAAACCGGTGCTCATCGTGGGCGGCGGGCTCGGCGGGCTCGGCACGGCGCTGGCGCTCGCGCAGGCGGGCCTGCCGGTCCACGTGCTCGAGCAGGCGCGCGAGATCTCGCCCATCGGCTACGGCATCCAGCTGGGGCCCAACGTGTTCAAGGTCTTCGACCGCCTGGGCGTCACGCCGGCGGTGCGGGCGGCCTGCGACTACCCCGCGGCGCTGGTGATGCCCGACGTGACCACCGGCGAGGTGCTGATGCGCATCCCGCTGGCCACCGAGGCGTACCGGCAGCGCTTCAAGGCCCCGTACGTGGTCATTCACCGCTCGACCATCCACGACATCCTGCTCGACGCCTGCCGGCGCCAGCCGGGCATCCGCCTGACGGTCAACGCCGCCGTCGTGGACGTGCACGACGGCGGGCCCTCCGGCGTGCGGGCCGTCACCGCCGACGGCGTGCAGCACGAGGGCTGCGCGCTGGTCGGTGCCGACGGCGTCAAGAGCCGCATCCGCAACCTCATCGGTCCCGACGGGCCGGCACGGGACACCGGCTACGTGGCCCACCGCACCATCCTGCCGATGGCCGCCGCGCCGCGCGACCTGCGCCACCTCGACGAGGTGGCGTTGTGGTCGGGCCCCGGCTACCACGTCGTGCACTACCCGCTTCAGCACGGCGAGCTGTTCAACGTCGTCGCGGTGTTCCGCAACCCGGCCCCCGGCGTGGACGACCCCGCCCGGTACGAGGCGCAGGTCAAGGCGATCTACGCCAACGTGCACCCGGCGCTGAAGAACGTGCTGGCGCTGATGGACCTGGAGAAGCGCTGGCCGCTGACCGACCGCGACCCCTTCCGTCCCTGGCACCGCGGCCGGGTGGCCCTGCTCGGCGACGCCGCCCACCCCACCCTGCAGTCCTATGCGCAGGGCGCCGGCATGGCGCTCGAGGACGCGGTGTGCCTGGCCGACCAGGTGCGCGACAGCGGGGGCGACTTCGAGCGCGCCTTCGCCGACTACGCCCGCCGCCGCCTGGTGCGCTGCGCGCGCATCCAGCTCGGCTCGCGGGAGCTGTGGGAGTTCTATCACGCCGAGGGCATCGCCCGCGAGGCCCGCGACGCGGCCCTGGCCGAGCGCACCGAGGCGGACTTCTACCGCTGCCTGGACTGGATCTGGAACGGCGACGCGTCGCCGCAGCCGGGGTCGACGACACGTTCGAGCCGGCCGGCGGCGGAGGCCGCGCGATGAACGGCCCGACGCCGACCGCCGACCTCGACCCCGACGTGCGAGGGCGCATGTCGGCCCTGAACGTGTCGCCGCTGTGGGAGGTGATGCAGGGCATGGTGCCGCCCGAGCCGCGCAGCCAGGCGCTGCCGGTCGCCTGGCGCTGGCGCGAGATGCGGGAGCAGCTGCTGGAGGCCGGCCACATCATCACCGCGGCGCAGGCCGAACGCCGCGTGCTGATGCTGCGCAACCCCGGTCTGCCGGGCCGGCCGCAGGTGACGGACACCATCTACGCCGGCCTCCAGCTCATCCTGCCCGGCGAGACCGCGCGCGCCCACCGCCACAGCCAGTCGGCCCTGCGCTTCGTGCTCGAGGGCAGCGGCGGCTACACCGCCGTGGACGGCCTGCGCGCACCGATGCGACGCGGCGACTTCATCGTCACGCCGGCCTGGACCTGGCACGACCACGGCAACGACGGCGACGGTCCGGTGATGTGGCTGGACGGGCTGGACGTGCCGCTGGTCGGCTTCCTGCAGGCCGGCTTCCGCGAGGAGCACGAGGCCGAGCGTTTCCCGACGCGGGGCGACGCCGAGCAGGTGTTCCACCGCTACGGCAATGCCTTGCTGCCGCTGGAGCGGCAGGCCGCGGGGCCGACGTCGCCGGTCTTCAGCTACCCCTACGAACGCACCCGCGAGGCGCTGCACGGCCTGGCGCACGGCGGCCAGATCGACGACTGCCTCGGCGCGGTGGTGCGCTACGCCAACCCGCTCAACGGCGACTGGGCCATCCCGACCATCGGCGCGTGGATGCAGCTGCTGCCGCGCGGCTGGACGGCCCGACACCTGCGGACCACTGACAGCGTGGTGCTGGTGGTGGTCGACGGCGCGCCCACCATCGAGATCGACGGCGAGGCGCCGACGACGCTGGCGCCCAACGACGTCTTCGTCGTGCCGGGCTGGCGGCGCTGGCGCGCCGGTGCCGGCACGTCGGGCGACGCCGTGCTGTTCGCCTATTCCGACCGTCCGGTGCACCAGAAACTGGGGCTGTACCGCGAGCAGCGCGGCTGACCCTCCACGAAGAACGAGGACCTTCGACCATGAAACTCTGCCGCTTCAACGACAACCGCATCGGCGTGGTCCGTGACGACCAGGTGCACGACATCACGCCGCTGTTCGAGCGCTTCGGCCGCCCGGGCTGGCCCTACCCGGCCTACGACTGGATCGTCGGCCACTTCGACCAGGTGCGGCCGGAGATCGACGGCTTCCTGCCCGGTGCCCAGCGCACGCCGCTGGCCGAGGTGACGTTGCGCGCGCCGGTGGCCAACCCGGGCAAGATCATCGGCGCCCCGATCAACTACGACGACCACATCGCCGAAGCCAACGCCGACCGGCAGATCAACCACGGCAAGCACTTCGTCTCGCTGGACAAGCTGGGCCTGTTCATCAAGGCGCCGACCTCGCTGCTCGGGCCCGACGGCGCGGTGCAGATCCCCTTTCCCGACCGCCGCACCGACCACGAGGTGGAGCTGGGGGTGGTCATCGGCCGCCAGGCGCGCCGGGTGCCGCGCGAGCGGGCCCTCGACCATGTGTTCGGCTACTGCGTCGCGCTGGACATGACGGTGCGCGGCCCCGAGTTCCCCGGCTTCCGCAAGTCGCCCGACACCTTCGGCGTCATCGGACCGTGGATCACCACCGCCGACGAGGTGGCCGACCCGAACGCGCTGGACCTCGACATCACCATCAACGGCGAGACGCGGCAGCGGTCGAACACCCGGCACCTGATCTTCAACGTGCAGCACCTGATCGAGTACGCCTCGGCGATGTACACGCTGATGCCGGGCGACGTCATCATGACCGGCACGCCGGCCGGCGTCAGCCCGGTCAGCCCGGGCGATCGCATGGTGGCCCGTGTGCAGGGCCTCGGCGAACTGACGATGACCATCGCCCGCTGAGGGCGGGCCGGACCCGCCGGGGTCCGGCCGGCTCAGGCCGCCATGGCCAGCGTGGGCGTCGCGTCGTCCACCATCGGGGGCGGCACGAAGCAGAAGCCGGGCTCCTGCGCCTCGCGCCGGATGAGCGCCTCGAGCGCGCGCCGCGTGCGGATCGGCGCCTCGTCCACCCGCAGCGCCACCCCGGGCACCGCGCCGCCGTAGCGCTGCAGCTGCTGCTGCTGCAGGCTCAGCACCGCCGCGTCCTCGTCGAAGGTGTGCTCGGTGGCGCGGCGCATCGCCTCGGTCAGGTCGGCATCGTCGAGCTTGCGGTTGCGCGCCACCGCCCAGAAGTAGTGGGTGGTGTGCTCGGTCTCGGGCGTCAACAGGTGCAGCACGTGGCTGCGGAAGGCGTCGTCGGGCGACGCCTGCACCGGGTAGACACCGAAGTCGGTCATGCACAGCGACGGCGCCATGGCGATGGCGGTCTGCCAGCGGTTGATGCGCCCATGGTGGTCCAGCACCATGGCGAAGAAGGGCGGCGGCTCGATGTTCGGCATCTCGCGGTGCGCCCGCACCAGCCCCTCCCCCGCCACCGACACCGTCACCGGGTACCTGGGAATGCACTCCTCGTCGCCCTGGCCGATGGTCCTGCGGTGCACCCAGC
The sequence above is a segment of the Aquabacterium sp. J223 genome. Coding sequences within it:
- a CDS encoding fumarylacetoacetate hydrolase family protein, whose amino-acid sequence is MKLCRFNDNRIGVVRDDQVHDITPLFERFGRPGWPYPAYDWIVGHFDQVRPEIDGFLPGAQRTPLAEVTLRAPVANPGKIIGAPINYDDHIAEANADRQINHGKHFVSLDKLGLFIKAPTSLLGPDGAVQIPFPDRRTDHEVELGVVIGRQARRVPRERALDHVFGYCVALDMTVRGPEFPGFRKSPDTFGVIGPWITTADEVADPNALDLDITINGETRQRSNTRHLIFNVQHLIEYASAMYTLMPGDVIMTGTPAGVSPVSPGDRMVARVQGLGELTMTIAR
- a CDS encoding aromatic ring-hydroxylating dioxygenase subunit alpha, producing MRASDGAATAGTAVNWMRNVWYVAGFEHELDGVPWVARRFLGVSAIMLKTAAGEVSALEDVCPHRLLPLSAGRRHGDELQCGYHGLRFAADGTCLEAPGQPSPPARAHVRRLPLLARHGLLWIWLGDPALARPELVPDMRWNRDPQWTPSRGYHHVQADYRLCMDNLMDLGHESWVHRRTIGQGDEECIPRYPVTVSVAGEGLVRAHREMPNIEPPPFFAMVLDHHGRINRWQTAIAMAPSLCMTDFGVYPVQASPDDAFRSHVLHLLTPETEHTTHYFWAVARNRKLDDADLTEAMRRATEHTFDEDAAVLSLQQQQLQRYGGAVPGVALRVDEAPIRTRRALEALIRREAQEPGFCFVPPPMVDDATPTLAMAA
- a CDS encoding cupin domain-containing protein, producing MNGPTPTADLDPDVRGRMSALNVSPLWEVMQGMVPPEPRSQALPVAWRWREMREQLLEAGHIITAAQAERRVLMLRNPGLPGRPQVTDTIYAGLQLILPGETARAHRHSQSALRFVLEGSGGYTAVDGLRAPMRRGDFIVTPAWTWHDHGNDGDGPVMWLDGLDVPLVGFLQAGFREEHEAERFPTRGDAEQVFHRYGNALLPLERQAAGPTSPVFSYPYERTREALHGLAHGGQIDDCLGAVVRYANPLNGDWAIPTIGAWMQLLPRGWTARHLRTTDSVVLVVVDGAPTIEIDGEAPTTLAPNDVFVVPGWRRWRAGAGTSGDAVLFAYSDRPVHQKLGLYREQRG
- a CDS encoding ATPase domain-containing protein, whose amino-acid sequence is MAMGPSAGCASRCTRCSRTRRPPDSSGRHGAAPPTVSERASGPVPASTPSGMVIAHGGAMALVQPHPRVKTGIPELDVVLKGGLPAGRVHLVEGRPGTGKTTLALRFLVDGAAQGDACLYVTLSETAAELRATAASHGWDLTGVEVVEIRLTEERLERQQSIFASGEFGLGSTVAEIVERIQAARPRRVVVDSMAEMRLMAEDAMRYRRQVMALRHHLQSSGATALLLSDTSDPDEYDLQALVHGVVSLEMIERQYGAARRRLRVVKLRGADFQSGWHDFVIQRGELLVFPSLIADEHRRDFEPSDETTGVEALDHLLGGGLGRGSTTMLIGPSGVGKSSLAMHCLVAATRRGHHAACFSFDESDESVLQRARALGLDFDNQVHAGKLHWERANPSRISPGEFVWKVRRQVEDHDARVVVIDSMNSYLETMPEERALMLQMHELLTYLSNQGVVVLLILAQKGVVGSVENPIDLSFLSDTLVLMRFFESEGQIGKAITVVKKRNGSHQVGVHRFAFADGGVRIELNRLQHGALAPVGHEVARHDHAGAP
- a CDS encoding FAD-dependent monooxygenase encodes the protein MNGHDKPVLIVGGGLGGLGTALALAQAGLPVHVLEQAREISPIGYGIQLGPNVFKVFDRLGVTPAVRAACDYPAALVMPDVTTGEVLMRIPLATEAYRQRFKAPYVVIHRSTIHDILLDACRRQPGIRLTVNAAVVDVHDGGPSGVRAVTADGVQHEGCALVGADGVKSRIRNLIGPDGPARDTGYVAHRTILPMAAAPRDLRHLDEVALWSGPGYHVVHYPLQHGELFNVVAVFRNPAPGVDDPARYEAQVKAIYANVHPALKNVLALMDLEKRWPLTDRDPFRPWHRGRVALLGDAAHPTLQSYAQGAGMALEDAVCLADQVRDSGGDFERAFADYARRRLVRCARIQLGSRELWEFYHAEGIAREARDAALAERTEADFYRCLDWIWNGDASPQPGSTTRSSRPAAEAAR
- a CDS encoding LysR family transcriptional regulator; this encodes MDVRQVDLNLLVFFEAMLRHRSVTAAGRELGMSQPSASYALLRMRNAFEDPLFIRVSSGMEPTPRAIAMQDTVRDVLMRIRTDLLSPASFDPQASSREFRIATSDVGESFFVPRIDGVLRSQGRRLRLRVVSSTPAELEQQLASGEIDLAMGHYPDLVGADFFQQALFTSHFVVIAKPGNPHVGDELTMERFLAAPHIDVSTPGRSQEIILRHMAEQKIVRHVPLRVSRFLSLLEIVSQSDLIAVVPREVAQFFRSSRDIEVHPLPFESPHFRLRQHWHKRFHGDGAVGWLREQMHALFKDTPAT
- a CDS encoding ATP-binding protein, whose protein sequence is MTMLEHPKESGGTVLVWTRQEVDASVIGLVCRAATFDWRVVADTVSFCRDIEAAAVTAVVVSEEALHERMDAMARCLREQPRWSDIPVIVLTFANASQRLAERWQALRPLGNVTLLERPLRVETMRAALFASRRTRERQYLLRDHMAALEQSAQKLEEAVRQRTAELEAALRDLQVAEKALVQSQRLEAVGQLTGGVAHDFNNLLQVISSSTALLERQRHQPELAQRPLELIRRTTERGARLTQQLLAFASRQPLVAQRLDVSHVLLALKPLLERSLRDDIVVHLRMPHDVWPVRADATQLEVALLNLAINARDAMPHGGELTIEVSNVPGSEANGRVDAVSIAVTDTGHGMTEQVAARVFEPFFSTKAAQGKGTGLGLSQVYGFVRQSGGEVWLRHSSPSGTCFVLTLPRDHVEGPVASVGAVAAAVGDDGDLRTLRPTVLVVDDDVEVASATCALLGALGCRCHTARSGDEALTRAKADDDIDVVLSDVLMPGALDGLQLRDALKAWRPSLPVLLTSGYVGAPRTTGPNRREAADEAAHGRSAARGLDRSASKSALIGRPPAHPRLSRRPCGSRPGTSTTSPSGWTCCWTGWHGSGRTSSRCRS